In the Phaeobacter piscinae genome, AGCAAGACATGGCGTCTGCGCGCCTTTTAACGAAAGCTCTGGAGGCGCAACCGCCGACAATCCGTTTTGGCGCGCCGGTTGCCCGTCTGCTGGCCCCTGTCCTTTAAACTCAGACCGCGAACTCTTAGCGCTCGCTGACAGGCGCCGTATCTTCCAAGAGGAAGACTTCACGCAGGGCAGCGACCAGAAACGCCGTACTGATGCCAAAGGCAAAAAGACCCGTTACCGCACCAAAGGCCGCGAATATTCGCATTCCCTCGCCCAGAACGATATCGCCGTAGCCCAGCGTTGTATAAGTCGCGAGCGAAAAATAAATCGCGGTATTCCAATCACCTATGGCGCCGGAAAAGATCAGCGCCGTGGCCCAGATCCAGACCTGCAGGGTATGGGCAAAGACAATCAGGCCAATTGCCACCGCAAGTATAGCACTAATCTGCACAAAGTGCCGCCCGCGCTGCAGAACACCAAGTCGTTTGCGCAAGACATGAATACAGAGGACCAGCAATCCGGCTTCGACCACCAGACAAATACCAAGGTACAGGCTGCCTAGCAGCAGCTGTTGGATGAGTGTCATGAGCCCTGCCCCTCATACGCCGAGTTTCACGCGGTTGGCATCCGCATATCTTGCGACCGAGCCGGCCTAGATCGCGGCTTTGTGCAGTCTATTCACTCAGCGTTGGGACATGCAATCGCGATAATGCTGCTTGACCAGTCGTTTGCGGCGCGCCTCTGGTGTATTGAAATAATCGTCACGATCCTCGGCCTCCGACCCACGACGGGATCCGGCGCTGCGGACCTTGCCATCCTGCACGCTGATACCAATACGGGCGGTGCCGGAGAACGTGATCCCGACGCGATCATTGCCCAGCCGCAGGTGATCGGTGGCATCACTGCGGGGTGCCCCTGCATAGGCCTCGGCCCGGCTGCGGCACTGCGCCTCGCGACTGGTGTTTCCTGTTTCCGCCAGAGCGGGCTGGCCCAGACAGAATGCCAGCATGGCCAGTGCGACAATTTCACAGCGGTGACGGGATGGCAGTGGGAGCAGCGACATGGCAAAACCTGATTTAAGCAGCCCGCTAAAATGACATGGGCATTGCTCAAATGGGGGCTAGATCCCTTCGGGTCAATGCTGTGCAGTGTGCGGGCGCAGTCTATGTCGGCGGCAGGCTTCTGCGGCTCGGGGCTGAACAAAACATGAAGCAGATAAAAAATATGTGTTGTCAAAAGGTTGCGAAGTGATGCTCATCATTGAGGACGTCAACAAGTCCTATCAAGGTCCCTCCGGTGATATTCCGGTTCTGAATGGGGTATCACTGCATCTGGCAGCCGGGCGCAGCCTGGCCCTGACCGGGGACAGCGGGTCAGGCAAAAGCACACTGCTCCATCTGGCGGCCGCTTTGGATCAGGCCGACAGCGGACGGATTATGGTGGATGGCATCTCCCTTGAAGGGTTGGATGATGCAGGACGTGCCGCCCTCAGGCGTCAGCAGGTCTCATTGGTGTTTCAGCAGTTCAATCTGGTTCCGGCTCTGACCGTGGCGCAGAACATCAGCCTTCATGCCCGGCTGGCCGGGCGCGTTGATCCGGGTTGGATAGAGGCACTGACGGAGCGACTTGGACTGGCGGAGTATCAAGGGCGCTACCCGGAGCAGCTCTCCGGCGGACAACAACAGCGTGTTGCCATTGCGCGTGCGCTGGCCATGCGGCCAAAGCTGCTTCTCGCGGATGAGCCAACGGGAAATCTGGACGAAGGTTCAAGTGCTTCGGTGATGGATCTTATGCTGGATCTGGTGCGCGAAACCGGTGCGGCCCTGTTGCTGGTGACACATTCGCAAGCCATTGCTGAACTGCTAGATCAGCGGCGTCATCTTAGCAAAGGGCGCCTGCGGGGCGATGGCTCATGCGACGGCAACCGCCTGCGCGAGGGCAAGGCGTGATCAGGGCCACATTCACGGCGATCCTGTCGCATTGGCGTCTGCATCCGCTGCAGCTGGCGATGCTGGTGACCGGCCTCGCGCTTGCCACGGCGCTCTGGTCTGCGGTGCAGGCCATCAACGCAGAAGCCCGCGCCAGCTATGCCGAGGCTGCGGCGCGTATATCCCCGTCGGGGCAGACATATCTGACACCTCAAGATGGATATATCGAACTGGATCAATATGTTGCGCTACGACGTGAAGGTTGGCAACTGTCACCGGTGTTAATCGGAACACTTACAGAGGATACCGCCGAAGCGGGCGCGACAGATCTGGAAGTGATTGGGATAGATATCCTGTCGCATCCGATGATGGCCCGGCTGGCTGCGACGGACAGCTCCCCTGACGAAAGCGCGCAGGCGACGTTGACCCCTGCGGACCTGCTGCTGGCCCCCGGTCATCTGTTTGCGCATCCTGACAGTGATCTAGGTCCGCTGTTGCGCAGCCTGCCACCTGTGACACGCACCACAGCGGTGCCGCGTGGGGTGGTGGTCGGCGATATCTCAACAGTCGCGCGCCTTCTGGGAAAGCCGTTTTTTATCAGCCGGTTGGTGATCCTTGATGAGCAACCCATCGGCCTGCGCCCACTGGCAGAACTGGCCCCTCAGCTGCGCCTGAAAACGGCCTCCACCGGCGCGGATACCGCGCAGCTGACGCGGAGTTTCCACCTTAACCTCACCGCTTTTGGGCTGTTGTCCTTTGCGGTGGGGTTGTTCATCGTGCAGGGCACCATCGCGCTGGGGATTGAGCAGAGGCGAGGCCTGTTCCGCACGCTGCGCAGTTTAGGTGTACCGCTTAATACGCTGGTTGCGCTTATTTTTGCCGAACTTCTGGTGACAACACTGCTGGCGGCGCTGCTGGGTCTGATCCTTGGCTACCTGATTGCCGCGGCCTTGCTCCCCGGCGTTGGGGCGACATTGTCCGGGCTTTATGGCGCGTCGCTGGACGGCAGCCTGCAGCTGCGCCCCGGCTGGGTGTTTTCCGGTCTGGCAATGGCACTGGCAGGGATGGCGCTTGCTGGGGCGCAAAGCTGGGTCGGCCTGTCGCGCCTGCCCATTCTGGCGGCTCCGGCTGCGGCGGCGCGGGGTCAGCAGGCCCTGCGCGGGCATCGCCTCTCGGCACTGTCCGGCGCGCTCCTTGTTTTGGGCGCGGCCTCGATCCCTGCGCTGTTCGACGGGCTGCTTGCGGGGTTTGCCTTTCTTGCGGGGCTGATGCTGGGGGCCGCGCTTCTGCTGCCCCTGGCCCTGTCCCGGTTGGCATCGGTTGGCGTGCAGCTGGCACGCAAGCCGGTAACGCTATGGCTCTGGGCGGATATGCGGGCGCAACTGCCCGGTCTGTCGCTGGCGCTGATGGCGCTACTGCTGGCGCTGGCGACAAATATTGGTGTCGGAACAATGGTGTCCAGCTTCCGCCTCACGTTCTTGGGCTGGCTGGATCAGCGATTGGCGTCTGAGCTGTATATGACGCTGCCGCAGGAGGAGATGGCCAAAAACGTGCTGCCGTGGCTTGCCGACAGGGGAATTCGCACCCTGCCGATCCGCCACAGTGACGAGCGTTATGTGGGACCAGACGGTATCGGCGCACCGATGGAGGTCTACGGGGTGGTGGATGATGCCACCTATCGCGACAACTGGCCGCTGTTGCAGGCCGAACCGACGGTCTGGTCGCAACTCGCCGAGGGGCGTGGCGCGCTGATCAATGAACAGCTGGCGCGGCGCGCGGATCTGGGTCCCGGAGATACGCTGGTGATCGCGCCGGACTGGCGGATGCGGATTGCCGGGGTCTATTCCGATTACGGAAATCCCAACCCACA is a window encoding:
- a CDS encoding potassium channel family protein, which encodes MTLIQQLLLGSLYLGICLVVEAGLLVLCIHVLRKRLGVLQRGRHFVQISAILAVAIGLIVFAHTLQVWIWATALIFSGAIGDWNTAIYFSLATYTTLGYGDIVLGEGMRIFAAFGAVTGLFAFGISTAFLVAALREVFLLEDTAPVSER
- a CDS encoding ABC transporter ATP-binding protein encodes the protein MLIIEDVNKSYQGPSGDIPVLNGVSLHLAAGRSLALTGDSGSGKSTLLHLAAALDQADSGRIMVDGISLEGLDDAGRAALRRQQVSLVFQQFNLVPALTVAQNISLHARLAGRVDPGWIEALTERLGLAEYQGRYPEQLSGGQQQRVAIARALAMRPKLLLADEPTGNLDEGSSASVMDLMLDLVRETGAALLLVTHSQAIAELLDQRRHLSKGRLRGDGSCDGNRLREGKA
- a CDS encoding FtsX-like permease family protein; translation: MIRATFTAILSHWRLHPLQLAMLVTGLALATALWSAVQAINAEARASYAEAAARISPSGQTYLTPQDGYIELDQYVALRREGWQLSPVLIGTLTEDTAEAGATDLEVIGIDILSHPMMARLAATDSSPDESAQATLTPADLLLAPGHLFAHPDSDLGPLLRSLPPVTRTTAVPRGVVVGDISTVARLLGKPFFISRLVILDEQPIGLRPLAELAPQLRLKTASTGADTAQLTRSFHLNLTAFGLLSFAVGLFIVQGTIALGIEQRRGLFRTLRSLGVPLNTLVALIFAELLVTTLLAALLGLILGYLIAAALLPGVGATLSGLYGASLDGSLQLRPGWVFSGLAMALAGMALAGAQSWVGLSRLPILAAPAAAARGQQALRGHRLSALSGALLVLGAASIPALFDGLLAGFAFLAGLMLGAALLLPLALSRLASVGVQLARKPVTLWLWADMRAQLPGLSLALMALLLALATNIGVGTMVSSFRLTFLGWLDQRLASELYMTLPQEEMAKNVLPWLADRGIRTLPIRHSDERYVGPDGIGAPMEVYGVVDDATYRDNWPLLQAEPTVWSQLAEGRGALINEQLARRADLGPGDTLVIAPDWRMRIAGVYSDYGNPNPQAIVGLETLLRHRPLIENRRFGLRLPPAEVAEIRAALQREFGLPRSAFIDQSALKAQSLAIFDRTFVVTGALNLLTFGVAGFAMLTSLLTLWSQRLPQLAPIWAMGLTRQQLARYEILRSVILAALTALLALPLGLLLGWALLAVVNVEAFGWRLPMSLFPLDWLQLLLMALAAATLAAALPARRLSKLKPADLLRVFANER